Genomic segment of Sphingopyxis sp. QXT-31:
CACCGCATAGCTCAGCGCCGTGGTCAGCCCGAAGGCGGTGACCGCGACGAGGCTGGTGCCGACCGCGTTGAGGATCGGCATCTTCGTAGAGGCGATCAGCCCAGGCACGATCAGGAACCCGCCGCCGATACCGAAAAATCCCGAAAAGCCCCCGGTGCCGAGACCATAGCCGAGCACTTTCGGCGCATTATGGCGATTGCAGGCGGCCCCCTCGATGCCGGGATTGTCTCGCCCGCGCAGCATCAGCACGCCTACGACGAGCATCAGCAACGCGAAGAGGAAGAGCAGTTTCTGCCCGTCGATCGCCTTGCCGATGGTCGAGCCTGCGAGCGCGCCGACGATGCCGCTCCCCGCATAGAGAAAGCCGCAGCGCCATTTGACCGTCCCGGCGCGTGCATGCTGCGCGAGCCCCGAGGCCGCGTTGGCGGCAACCGCGAGCGCGCTCGTCCCGATCGCTACATGCGGGCTCGCGACCCCGACGAGATAGACCATCAGCGGCACTGCGAGAATCGAGCCGCCACCGCCGACAAGGCCGAGGGTGAAGCCGACGATGCCGCCCGACAGGCCGCCGAGCAGATATTGAAGCGTGTCGAGCGTCACGCCCCCGAACCGATCGGCGCCGGCGCCGCGAGCCACTCGCGGCCGCGCAGCATGCCGTGCCAGTAGACCGGCGGTAGAATCTTTTCCTTGAGCAGCCAGGAGATGCGCGACGGCCGCGTGCCCTCGATCATCCATTTGGGAAAGGTCGGGAGCAATTTCCCGCCATAGCCGAATTCGGCGAGGACGATCTTCCCCGCTTCGACGGTCAGCGGGCAGCTCCCATAACCGTCATAAGCTGCCACTGGCGGAGCGCCATCGAGCGCGGCGAGCGCGTTGAGCGCCACGACAGGCGCCTGTTTGCGCGCGGCGGCCGCAGTCTTGGCGTTGGTGGTTGCAGCGACATCCCCGAGCGCGAAGACATTGGCGTACACACTATGGCGGAGCGTCGCCTCGTCGACCGCGACGAAGCCGGAGGGCGCCGCGAGCGGGCTCGATGCGATAAATTCGGGGGCGACCTGCGGCGGGACGACATGGATCATGTCGAAGCGTTCCTCGACCCGGCGGACGGCGTCGCCGCGACGCTGCTCGAAGAGCGCGACTTTTGCCGGCCCGTCGATCGACACGAGACGCGATTCTAGCTGCAGATCGACGGCGTAGCGCGCGATATAGGCTTCGAGCGCAGGCACATAGGCGGCGACCCCGAACAGCGACGGCGTCGCCGTATGGAACTGCACCTCGGCCTGCCCGAGCAACCCGGCGCGCTCCCAGCGGTGGCACGAGAGATACATCGCCTTCTGCGGGGCGCCCGCGCATTTGATCGGCATCGGCGGCTGGGTGAACAGTGCACGGCCGCCGCGAAAACGGCGCACCAGACGGTCGGTATAGGGCGCAAGATCGTATCGATAGTTGGACGTTACGCCGTCCGCGCCGAGCGCTCCGGCGAGCCCTGGGATCGCGTCCCAGTCGAGCTTGAGCCCCGGACAGACGATGAGCGCGCGATAGCCGAGCACGCGCCCATCGGCGAGCGTCACCCGGTCGCTCGCGGGATCGAAGGATGCCGCCGCGCCGCGGACCCATTCGGCGCCTGCTGGGATCAGCCCCGCTTCGTCGCGCCGGGTTGCCTCGGCCGCAAAAATGCCGCCGCCGACCATCGTGAACCCGGGCTGGTAATAATGATCCGCGCATGGCTCGACGATCGCGATCGACACCCCGGGACGGCGGCGCAGGATGCTCGCTGCGGTCGCGATCCCCGCGCTGCCGCCACC
This window contains:
- a CDS encoding sulfite exporter TauE/SafE family protein — encoded protein: MTLDTLQYLLGGLSGGIVGFTLGLVGGGGSILAVPLMVYLVGVASPHVAIGTSALAVAANAASGLAQHARAGTVKWRCGFLYAGSGIVGALAGSTIGKAIDGQKLLFLFALLMLVVGVLMLRGRDNPGIEGAACNRHNAPKVLGYGLGTGGFSGFFGIGGGFLIVPGLIASTKMPILNAVGTSLVAVTAFGLTTALSYAVSGLIDWPLAAVFIAGGLAGGIAGTRAARQLSSRGALTAIFAGLIFTVAAYMLVRSASALFATAGG
- a CDS encoding bifunctional protein tyrosine phosphatase family protein/NAD(P)/FAD-dependent oxidoreductase, with translation MTIRSLTPALSVSPQIDPADVVALAASGFRSIVCNRPDGEEAGQPTAAAIAAAAEAHGLRFVHIPVMSGGIDEGDVATMARALADLPAPVLAYCRSGARSEQLAGMASARGADGSVAHYDIIVIGGGSAGIATAASILRRRPGVSIAIVEPCADHYYQPGFTMVGGGIFAAEATRRDEAGLIPAGAEWVRGAAASFDPASDRVTLADGRVLGYRALIVCPGLKLDWDAIPGLAGALGADGVTSNYRYDLAPYTDRLVRRFRGGRALFTQPPMPIKCAGAPQKAMYLSCHRWERAGLLGQAEVQFHTATPSLFGVAAYVPALEAYIARYAVDLQLESRLVSIDGPAKVALFEQRRGDAVRRVEERFDMIHVVPPQVAPEFIASSPLAAPSGFVAVDEATLRHSVYANVFALGDVAATTNAKTAAAARKQAPVVALNALAALDGAPPVAAYDGYGSCPLTVEAGKIVLAEFGYGGKLLPTFPKWMIEGTRPSRISWLLKEKILPPVYWHGMLRGREWLAAPAPIGSGA